CGTAACAGCCCTTGGTCTCCGGTGAGGGCGTTCACCATAAATTGAACGGCCAGCGCGGCGAGCAACAGGCCCATCAGCCGGGAAATGATTTTCTCGGCAATGGGATTGAGCCACTTCGCGCTGCGTGCGCCGATCGCTAATATAATGTAACTCGCCAACCCGATCAGTACAAGGCATCCCAACAATACGGCATGCAACATCCATGTGGTGGCCTGCGTTTCCAGCAGGATGATCGTCGAGATTGCGGCCGGCCCTGCCAGCATGGGGATGGCGAGCGGGGTGACGGCGATGTCGTCCTTGTTGGTGCCGGCCGCCGTTTCCGCCGCCGTTTCCTGCACCGTGGACCGTTGCGCCCTCAACATGTCCAGCGCGACCAGTAATAGGATCAGCCCG
This genomic window from Nitrospira sp. contains:
- a CDS encoding NAAT family transporter, giving the protein MTIAEYALLAFSSLFVIVDPIAVVPAFLAMTPRDSVAQRLRTARVACLVSVALLTGFALFGQTILKLLGITLPAVQIAGGLILLLVALDMLRAQRSTVQETAAETAAGTNKDDIAVTPLAIPMLAGPAAISTIILLETQATTWMLHAVLLGCLVLIGLASYIILAIGARSAKWLNPIAEKIISRLMGLLLAALAVQFMVNALTGDQGLLRGLTGH